The following coding sequences lie in one Anguilla rostrata isolate EN2019 chromosome 8, ASM1855537v3, whole genome shotgun sequence genomic window:
- the asb4 gene encoding ankyrin repeat and SOCS box protein 4: MGEAIGQKSEAAKRLKERFLQALQHDDAEEVQKILYSTNIDIDTVFEVEDRSMILASYKQGYWLPGYKLESSWAMGLHVCVMYNSLASALVLLERGAAVNRKPNGKTPLHVACEVSNADFVTLLLNHGARVNSVSLSGHAPLHYCTTKESVDCAKQLILKGAQVNKRSDNNDEDTPLHTAARFGLPEHIALYVRHGAHLDAPNARSETPLIVTAFWALSLREQLYSPDHHLVCRMLLDFGAVVDLQEEDYKTALHKAAWNCDRALMQILLESGADARVMDINGCAPIQYVLKVTQVRPMGEPEVCYQLLLNHGAARIYPPQFHKVLYACYQCPRAVEILINSYEHIKATRKWRMAIPESTYQQHRDFYDSVFAVCSNTPRTLLHLARCAIRAHMSNRCHRGIKTLPVPHSMERYLLLEPEGIIY; encoded by the exons ATGGGCGAGGCGATCGGCCAGAAGTCAGAAGCCGCAAAGAGGCTGAAAGAGCGGTTCCTGCAGGCGCTCCAGCACGACGACGCGGAGGAGGTGCAGAAGATCCTGTACTCCACCAACATAGACATTGACACCGTGTTCGAGGTGGAGGACAGGAGCATGATCCTGGCGTCGTACAAGCAAG GTTACTGGTTGCCTGGATACAAGCTGGAGTCCTCTTGGGCTATGGGCCTCCACGTTTGTGTGATGTATAACTCCCTGGCGAGCGCCTTGGTGCTCCTGGAGAGAGGGGCGGCGGTCAACCGGAAGCCCAACGGGAAGACCCCCCTGCACGTGGCGTGTGAGGTGTCTAACGCTGACTTCGTCACCCTCCTGCTGAACCACGGAGCCAGGGTCAACAGCGTGTCTCTGAGCGGGCACGCGCCTCTACACTACTGCACCACCAAGGAGTCTGTGGACTGCGCCAAACAGCTCATTCTTAAAG GAGCGCAGGTGAACAAACGGAGCGACAACAACGACGAGGACACGCCCCTGCACACCGCGGCGCGGTTCGGCCTCCCGGAGCACATCGCCCTGTACGTCCGCCACGGCGCCCACCTGGACGCGCCGAACGCGCGCTCCGAGACGCCGCTGATCGTGACGGCCTTCTGGGCGCTCAGCCTCCGCGAGCAGCTCTACAGCCCCGACCACCACCTGGTCTGCCGCATGCTGCTGGACTTCGGCGCCGTCGTcgacctgcaggaggaggactACAAGACCGCCCTGCACAAGGCCGCCTGGAACTGCGACCGCGCGCTCATGCAGATCCTGCTGGAGTCGGGGGCCGACGCCCGCGTCATGGACATCAACGGCTGCGCGCCCATCCAGTACGTCCTCAAGGTGACGCAAGTGAGGCCCATGGGGGAGCCGGAGGTCTGCTACCAGCTGCTGCTCAATCACGGCGCGGCGAGGATATACCCCCCACAGTTCCACAAG GTGTTGTATGCCTGTTATCAGTGTCCTCGGGCTGTGGAAATACTGATAAACTCATACGAACATATCAAAGCCACAAGGAAATGGAGAATGGCTATTCCTGAAAGCACATACCAG CAACACCGTGATTTCTATGACTCTGTATTTGCTGTGTGCAGCAAcacaccacgcactctgctGCATTTGGCCAGATGTGCAATTCGGGCACATATGTCCAACAGATGCCACCGCGGGATCAAAACACTGCCCGTTCCACATTCAATGGAGAGATACTTACTGCTGGAACCAGAAGGAATCATTTATTGA